In the genome of Monodelphis domestica isolate mMonDom1 chromosome 2, mMonDom1.pri, whole genome shotgun sequence, one region contains:
- the LOC100023265 gene encoding olfactory receptor 12D3-like has translation MVNDADSLPNIEPALYSWHKSPLVIMYDLCGNETTVTEFLLLGLTNIQELQFVLFVVFLILYLISLAGNCAIMMIIICEPRLHSPMYFFLGNLSCLDICYSTVTMPKVLENFFSTHKVISFLACITQLHFFHFLGSTEAILLAIMAFDRFVAICNPLRYLILMKHQVCLQLATAAWVISFFYALMHSIMTSQLNFCQSHQLNHFFCDVKPLLELACGNTVLNQWLLSVVTGSISMGAFCLTLLSYFYIIGFLFFKSRSWNRLQKALSTCASHFMVVCLFYGPVGFTYIRPTSDSSMAQDRIVAIMYSAVTPVLNPLIYTLRNEEVKFAFKKALRGKFLF, from the exons ATGGTCAATGATGCTGATAGTTTacccaatattgaaccagctctgtattcctggcataaatcccctCTAGTCATAATGTATGATCTTTGTGGT AATGAaactacagtgactgaatttctCCTGCTGGGCCTGACCAATATTCAGGAATtgcaatttgttttgtttgtcgtCTTCCTTATCCTCTACCTCATCAGTCTGGCTGGGAATTGTGCCATCATGATGATTATCATCTGTGAGCCACGTCTCCACTCCCCCATGTATTTTTTCCTGGGCAATCTCTCTTGTCTAGATATCTGCTACTCCACAGTGACAATGCCCAAGGTGCTAGAGAACTTCTTCTCCACCCATAAAGTCATCTCATTTCTGGCCTGTATCACCCAGctccatttcttccatttccttggCAGTACAGAGGCCATTTTGTTGGCTATCATGGCTTTTGACCGTTTTGTCGCCATCTGTAACCCACTCCGCTACTTGATCCTCATGAAACATCAAGTATGTCTTCAGTTGGCCACTGCAGCCTGGGTTATCAGCTTCTTTTATGCTTTGATGCATTCAATTATGACTTCACAGTTGAACTTTTGCCAGTCCCACCAACTCAACCACTTCTTTTGTGATGTCAAGCCCCTTCTGGAATTGGCCTGTGGAAATACAGTGCTCAACCAGTGGCTCCTTTCTGTTGTCACTGGTAGCATCTCCATGGGAGCCTTCTGTCTTACCCTCCTGTCCTATTTCTACATCATTGGCTTTCTCTTTTTTAAGAGCCGCTCCTGGAACAGGCTCCAAAAGGCTTTATCCACATGTGCCTCCCACTTCATGGTGGTCTGTCTTTTCTATGGACCTGTGGGTTTCACCTACATACGTCCTACTTCAGATAGCTCCATGGCACAGGACCGGATAGTTGCCATAATGTACAGTGCTGTCACTCCAGTACTGAACCCACTGATCTATACACTGAGGAATGAGGAAGTGAAGTTTGCTTTTAAGAAAGCATTGAGGGGGAAATTCCTTTTCTGA